The sequence AATAACCATTCGAAGCCGATATTCGACAACCACTGCGGGCAAACTTTTTTTACTCCAGCTAAAATATCGATAGAACTACCTGCATTCAGTATAGCATTAACCTGCAAAGAATTGAAGTTTTCGTTTATCCATTTTTCTTGCAACGGCATCCCCATACCCACAAGCATTACATTAGGTTTTACTGAATTAATTAAAGCAACCACATCGTCGGATGGCTTTCCTGTTTTTTCAAAATATCCATGATGATAACCAACAATTTGAACATAAGGATTTTGTTTGCGAATGTTACTCACTGCTTTTTGAAGTACATCTTCTGTAGCTCCGAGTATAAATATTTTATAATTATTGCGGGTGCAAAAATTTAACAACTTCCAAGCCCATCGCGTTAGATTTACCAGAGGTGGGACTCGTTTGCGTAATAGCAAAGCTCCGAGTCGAACTCCTTGCCCGTCGGCATACGAAATTTCAGAATTATTCAAATATTCTTTGAACCATCTTTTTCCCTGAGCTAAATTAATGGCGTGAGCATTAATGTAAGAAATACTCCCTTTTTTATTTTCTTCTATCAAATTTTTTATACGGGTAAAAATTTTTCCCCCATCTACGACGTCGACTTTTACACCTGCGAGATATATTTTTTCAGACATTAACTTCTTTCAGTTCTAACTTCGACTTAATAATTTGTACAGCTTTTTGTACTACTTCATCAACCTGAATTAAATCCATGCACGTATTATAAGGACGGATACAATTAATTTGTTTGCATGGACTGCAATCTACTTTTTTGTAAAAATAAAAATTTTGTTTATTTTGCGGCGCAGTTAATTCAGGGGGTGCCGGACCGAATAAACCGATCGATTGAACACCTAATGCCGAAGCTAGATGCAGCGGACCAGAATCGTTGCCAATGAATAGCAGCGTGTTCGAAAGATAGTGCATAACGTTTTCTAATTCTGCTTCGAACACTGTGGTAATTTTTGTTTTATTTCTTATCTGCATTTTCAGTTGTTCACCAATTAATTTCTCTTCTTCTGAACCAATAATTACAACTTGAACCTTTGTAACATCGATAATCCTGTTTATAAGATCAGCATAGTTTTGCATTTTCCAGTTCCGATATTTCCACCCTGATAATGGGTGCAATACAATATACGGTTCATTACTCAGAAACGGAAACATTTTTTTATTAGAAATCACTGGCAATTGCAAACCGATGCCCAACGCATCACAAATTTTAATACCCCTTTCTTCTATGTTTTCGTTTTTAAAGCTAATAGAAGAGAAGTTTGAAATTCCGTAAGCTTCGATTAGGTTATTTTCTAAAAATGGCGTATAAAGCGAATTTGCACGAAAAAAACCTACTTTATAAACAGCTTTTAACCTCAATATTAGGAATGCATTCCTAAACGACGGACTCATCGAACAGACTAAATCAAAGCGTTGATCTTGCAAAGCTGCTTCTGCTGACCTTAATCCGTTTATCGTATCAGTTTTATCGTTAGAAATTAATTTAATATTCGCACCGTTGAGCAAACCTGATGCGTTGAAGAATGAAAATATTCCTGTATAATTTTTATCAACTGCTATCGAGATATTGCAATCAGGAAAATTATACATCAGACATTTTAAAGCCGGGATCATTGCCACAACATCACCCATACGCGATAACTCGATGAGCAGGATATTTTTTATAGACGACTTTTCAAATTTTGTATTATGATTAAACGAATTCTTGAAATTCAAATAGTGTAGCCAAATATTTCCGATGCTGCGTTTCATTACTGATTAAGGGAATCGGATTTTTTAAAAAAGGAATGTTCCGAGAAACACTCCCCCATTTATCATCAAGCCGTTACCTTTTAATTTATCAGGCACACCAACCACGTCAAATTTTTCGTCAAGCTGCCAGCTCGGCGACGCCATACCAAGATAACTGACGCCCAAGCGAACACCAAGCCAACGTAAAATTGCATACTCAAAATTAACTGCCGGTTGGTAAATAAAAAAAGAACCTTCAAGTGTGTAAGAAAAATCACCGATGAGGGATGTACCGGATGTTGCCCAACTATCTACAAGGGAATCCCACTTTTTAATTCCCCAAGCATCACGCCGCATCTTCACATTCATTCCCCCCCAACCTACTATTCCACCGGCTACAATATCAAACCGTTCGGAAAGTGGTAACACATATTCGACTGTTACACCTCCGAAGTTAACCTTTGTTTCCAAATCGAAGCGTGTATTTTGGACAATCGTACTGCTTGTTATACCGCCACCGGCACCCATACCACCGATACGCAGGTTTTCTAAAAACATAATGTAACCGTAACCCTGACCTCCAAATAACATCAAAGGTTTATCTTGAATTTTAGGGACATTATCTCCGATGAATGAGCTGTTTATATCCGAAACTTTCCAAAATAAAACATGCGAAGTAAAACCGCCAGCCCCACCCATTCGCAGGTAAGTTTTTTTAGGCGAAGTGAGCACCTCGCTCTCATCGGGCTGGGCGTTCACACAATTCATTATAATAATGCCTATTAACAGGATGAATATTTTTTTCATATTTATTTTTCCATTTTATACATTTCTTCTATTAAATTTTGATATTTATCTTCAATAACGTTCCGGCGCATTTTTAAAGTAGGCGTCATTTCACCCCCTTCTAACGATAATGGTTTGCTCAGTAATACAAACTTTCGAACACGTTCATAATTTGATAAATCTCTTTGAAGTGTTGCGACCTCTTTATCGATTATCTGATAGATTTCTTCTTTCGAAACCAAATCTTCATCGTTGGTGTAAGAAATTTTATTTCTGTCGGCATATTCCCGGACGGCATCGAAATCAGGAACGATTAAAGCTGATAAAAACATTCGACGGTCGCCAATGAGAACGAATTGATCGATGTACTTACTTTGTAAGAACATACCTTCGATTGGCTGAGGATAAATATTTTTACCGCCGGAACTTACAAACATGTGTTTTTTTCTGTCGGTAATCACGAGGAAACCATCCGCATCGAAGATTCCTATATCACCGGTATGCAGCCAACCTTCTTTATCAATAGCTTCCTCGGTTGCTTTTTTATTATTCCAATAACCGGTCATAATATTGGGACCTCGGGCTAAAATTTCGCCATCGGAGGCAATCCTTACCTCGACTCCGGGAATTGGTTTACCGACAGAGCCAAATTTATAATCATCCAAACGGTTTGCCGAAATTACGGGCGACGATTCAGTTAAACCGTATCCTTCGATGATTTGTAAACCGACAGCTTCAAAAAATTCGCCGTACTCTCTACCTAATGCAGCACCACCTGAAACAAAATATTTAATTCTACCGCCTGTTGCAGTTTTTAATTTATGAAACACTATCTTATCGGCAATCCTGTGTTGTAAAGATAGGCTCATGGAAATCCGTCCTAATTTTTTTGCTTTCGCATAATCGCTACCTACTTTAATTGCCCAATTAAAAATTTTCCGCCGAGCAGCAGGAGCTGATTCAACTTGATTTTTAATCCGGTTATAAATCCGTTCAAACAAACGGGGTACAGATGTCATGATTGTCGGGTGCACTTCTGCTAAATTATCCCGGACAGTTTCAACGCTTTCGGCATAAGCAACAGTTGCACCGCACGACATAGCCGTGTAGTAACCCGCCATCCGCTCGAATGAATGGCAGAGTGGTAAGAACGAGAGGAAAACATCCTGGTCGTCGATAGGCATAAAGGATGCCGAGGTAGTAATATTACTGACTAAATTAGAATGTGTCAGAATTACACCTTTGGGGTTTCCTGTAGTTCCTGAAGTATAAATTATAGTTAGAACATCGCTTGGCGAAACTTGCGCTTTATTCTTTTTAAAATAGTCAGGGTTTTTTTTCAAAAACTGATTTCCTGATTCGCGAACAGCATTATAGCTCAATATTCGTTCATCAAACTCAACGTTCTTATCGGATAAAACTATAACTTTTTCAAGTGTTTTTACTTCGCTAAATATTTTTTTGACTTTGTTCAATTGAAATTGATTCGATACAATCGCAAAACGGATACCTGCATCGTTGAATATATATTCGATTTGTTTAGCGGTAAGAGTCGGATATATCGGAACATCAACACCGCCTAAAGTATGTATCGCAATATCTGAAACTACCCATTCTGGTCGATTTTCAGATATTAAGGCAACCCGTTCTCCTTTTTTTACACCCAAGTTCATCAACCCGACAGCAAAATCGTGCGAGAGTTTCCTGAGTTCTGAGTACTTAATATCTACATATTTACCATCTACTTTGTGTTTTTGGATAGGTCGATCGCTTGATGAATATTTTTCAAAAAGATTATCGAACATTTCTGTAATTGTTGTAAATTGCACCGCAAGTCCCATAAGAACACCTTTTAGTTTGATTTATGATATTTGATTAATAGATAATATATTTATCGAGTGATATTTTTGTGTAAAAATAGCTTAAGTTATGATAAAAATCAAGCCTTACAAGAATAAGGTCGGAAAATTTTTTCACGTTCAGTTCATCCTAAAATTTTTTATTATTTTTTTCAAAAATAATTTTTCTTCTTGCATTATTGTGAGGAGTGCTTTATATTTGCACACAGAAATTTTACCGATATTTATTTTTCAACGCAATGAGTAAGGGGAAAAGCTCAATGACCAAAAAAGAGGCAAGTGTTCTTGCCCGCAACATAGATAATTTACTCTTTTCTGAATCGGCAATTCCAGTTCAAAAAAGAGGATTAAAGATACATAGATACCTTACAAAAAAAGAAACGCATCCATTCGATGAGATTGAGTGGGAACTTCGCACTGCAGCTATCACAAACGAAAAAGGCGAAGTGATATTCGAACAACAAAATGTAGAAATTCCAAAAACGTGGTCGATGACTGCGACTAATGTTGTTGTATCAAAATATTTCAGCGGAAAAATTGGAACGCCCGAACGTGAACACAGCGTTAAACAACTCGTTGAGCGTGTTGCCAGAACCATCTCTGATTGGGCTTTCAAAGATGGCTATTTCGATTCCGATGAGGACACCGAAAATTTTTACTCTGAACTCACATACCTGCTAGTAAATCAATATTTAGCATTCAACAGCCCTGTTTGGTTTAACTGCGGCATCGAGCCAAAACCACAGTGTTCAGCTTGTTTCATCAATTCTATTCGCGATACTATGGAATCGATACTCGATTTAGCCAAAACTGAGGGACTTTTATTCAAATGGGGATCAGGTACGGGAACCAATCTATCAATTTTGCGCTCATCCCGCGAGCACCTTTCAGGTGGCGGAACTGCTTCGGGTCCAGTTTCCTTTATGAAAGGTTACGATGCTTTTGCGGGTGTAATAAAATCGGGTGGTAAAACCCGCCGCGCTGCAAAAATGGTTATCCTGAATATTGAGCACCCCGATATTCTTGATTTTATTCGTTGCAAGTCGTTTGAAGAAAAGAAAGCTTGGGCATTAATTGAATCGGGCTACGATGGTGGTTTCAATGTACCCGGCGGCGCTTATGATTCTGTAGCTTATCAAAACGCAAATCATTCAGTCCGGGTTACCGACGAGTTCATGACAGCTACCGTCAAAGGTGGTAAGTGGGTAACTAAATCTGTTATGGACAATAAGCCTGTTGATACACACGAAGCAAAATCGTTGATAAAAGAGATTGCCGAAGCAACATGGATATGCGGTGATCCAGGTTTACAATTTCATACAACAATAAATAAGTGGCACACTTGCCCAAACACTGCCCCAATTAACGCATCGAATCCATGCAGCGAGTATATGTTTTTAGATGATAGCGCCTGCAACCTCTCCTCACTAAACTTGATGAAATTCAGAACGGACGACGGTGAGTTCGACGTCCGAAAATTTTGCCATGCCGTTAACATTGCAATAATTGCTCAAGAAGTAATTGTCGGAAATTCAAGCTATCCTACAAAAGCAATCGAGAAGAATAGCCACGACTTCAGGCCACTTGGTTTAGGTTACGCTAATTTAGGCGCCTTGCTTATGGCTCGCGGACTTCCTTACGATAGTGATGCAGGACGCGCTTATGCTGCAGCAATAACTGCCTTGATGACCGGGCAGGCATACAAACAATCGGCAATTATTTCGAAAATCAAAGGTACTTTCGCAGGGTTTCCCTCTAACCGCGAACCGATGCTGCGAGTGATTAAAATGCACGGTGTTGAAGCCGACCATATCTCTGACCGTTATGCACCGAGCGATTTGCTTACAGCCGCACGAAAAGTTTGGGACGACGCTTATGCTATCGGAAAAGAGCACGGATTCCGTAACTCACAAGTTACTGTCCTCGCTCCCACCGGAACAATCGGTTTTATGATGGACTGCGACACAACAGGCGT comes from Bacteroidota bacterium and encodes:
- a CDS encoding WecB/TagA/CpsF family glycosyltransferase — translated: MSEKIYLAGVKVDVVDGGKIFTRIKNLIEENKKGSISYINAHAINLAQGKRWFKEYLNNSEISYADGQGVRLGALLLRKRVPPLVNLTRWAWKLLNFCTRNNYKIFILGATEDVLQKAVSNIRKQNPYVQIVGYHHGYFEKTGKPSDDVVALINSVKPNVMLVGMGMPLQEKWINENFNSLQVNAILNAGSSIDILAGVKKVCPQWLSNIGFEWLFRLSQEPSRLFIRYIIGNPKFLYYIFFKRK
- a CDS encoding glycosyltransferase family 9 protein; translation: MKRSIGNIWLHYLNFKNSFNHNTKFEKSSIKNILLIELSRMGDVVAMIPALKCLMYNFPDCNISIAVDKNYTGIFSFFNASGLLNGANIKLISNDKTDTINGLRSAEAALQDQRFDLVCSMSPSFRNAFLILRLKAVYKVGFFRANSLYTPFLENNLIEAYGISNFSSISFKNENIEERGIKICDALGIGLQLPVISNKKMFPFLSNEPYIVLHPLSGWKYRNWKMQNYADLINRIIDVTKVQVVIIGSEEEKLIGEQLKMQIRNKTKITTVFEAELENVMHYLSNTLLFIGNDSGPLHLASALGVQSIGLFGPAPPELTAPQNKQNFYFYKKVDCSPCKQINCIRPYNTCMDLIQVDEVVQKAVQIIKSKLELKEVNV
- a CDS encoding long-chain fatty acid--CoA ligase; this translates as MGLAVQFTTITEMFDNLFEKYSSSDRPIQKHKVDGKYVDIKYSELRKLSHDFAVGLMNLGVKKGERVALISENRPEWVVSDIAIHTLGGVDVPIYPTLTAKQIEYIFNDAGIRFAIVSNQFQLNKVKKIFSEVKTLEKVIVLSDKNVEFDERILSYNAVRESGNQFLKKNPDYFKKNKAQVSPSDVLTIIYTSGTTGNPKGVILTHSNLVSNITTSASFMPIDDQDVFLSFLPLCHSFERMAGYYTAMSCGATVAYAESVETVRDNLAEVHPTIMTSVPRLFERIYNRIKNQVESAPAARRKIFNWAIKVGSDYAKAKKLGRISMSLSLQHRIADKIVFHKLKTATGGRIKYFVSGGAALGREYGEFFEAVGLQIIEGYGLTESSPVISANRLDDYKFGSVGKPIPGVEVRIASDGEILARGPNIMTGYWNNKKATEEAIDKEGWLHTGDIGIFDADGFLVITDRKKHMFVSSGGKNIYPQPIEGMFLQSKYIDQFVLIGDRRMFLSALIVPDFDAVREYADRNKISYTNDEDLVSKEEIYQIIDKEVATLQRDLSNYERVRKFVLLSKPLSLEGGEMTPTLKMRRNVIEDKYQNLIEEMYKMEK
- a CDS encoding vitamin B12-dependent ribonucleotide reductase codes for the protein MTKKEASVLARNIDNLLFSESAIPVQKRGLKIHRYLTKKETHPFDEIEWELRTAAITNEKGEVIFEQQNVEIPKTWSMTATNVVVSKYFSGKIGTPEREHSVKQLVERVARTISDWAFKDGYFDSDEDTENFYSELTYLLVNQYLAFNSPVWFNCGIEPKPQCSACFINSIRDTMESILDLAKTEGLLFKWGSGTGTNLSILRSSREHLSGGGTASGPVSFMKGYDAFAGVIKSGGKTRRAAKMVILNIEHPDILDFIRCKSFEEKKAWALIESGYDGGFNVPGGAYDSVAYQNANHSVRVTDEFMTATVKGGKWVTKSVMDNKPVDTHEAKSLIKEIAEATWICGDPGLQFHTTINKWHTCPNTAPINASNPCSEYMFLDDSACNLSSLNLMKFRTDDGEFDVRKFCHAVNIAIIAQEVIVGNSSYPTKAIEKNSHDFRPLGLGYANLGALLMARGLPYDSDAGRAYAAAITALMTGQAYKQSAIISKIKGTFAGFPSNREPMLRVIKMHGVEADHISDRYAPSDLLTAARKVWDDAYAIGKEHGFRNSQVTVLAPTGTIGFMMDCDTTGVEPDIALVKYKKLVGGGFMKIINNTVPEALHRLNYDEEQIEHILAYIQKNDTIEGAPHFSEEHLPIFDCAFIPAKGKRSIQYLGHIQMMAAVQPFISGAISKTVNMPNDVTIEDIQNAYIEAWRIGLKSIAVYRDGSKRTQPLNTSVDGENVIKQRAVRRRLADERQAITHKFSIAGHEGYFTVGLYEDGQPGEIFITMSKEGSTISGLMDAFATSISMALQYGVPLKVLIDKFTHMRFEPSGFTNNKDIPMAKSILDYIFRWLSKKFVLNPDISITISPEVESIIDFSIESQNTAAKEAEVYKTQSDSPPCHECGSLMVRSGSCYKCMNCGATSGCS